Genomic window (Verrucomicrobiota bacterium JB022):
TGCGCCACGGCCCAGAGCCCGTCAAACTGCTTGCGCAAGTCCACCGGCTCCACCGCCAAAAACACCCGCGTCTGGCTCGGCAGGTTCAGCATCGCCACCCCAACGCCTTCAGCAGCTCCGCCGCTTGCCTCGCCGAGGCGCACCACACCACCATCCCCTCACCCAAACGCACCTCCAACTCCTCGGCGTCCCGGCCTCGGCCGA
Coding sequences:
- the tnpB gene encoding IS66 family insertion sequence element accessory protein TnpB, producing the protein MLNLPSQTRVFLAVEPVDLRKQFDGLWAVAQQQLGVDPFGGAFFVFRNRACNRP